CATCACCCGTTCGGTCGCCAACCTCTGCCAGAACCTCGGCATCGCCTCGGTCGCCGAGGGCGTCGAAAGCGAAGCGATCGCCGAGGGGCTGAAGGCGATCGGCGTTCGCCTGGCGCAGGGCTATTATTTTTCGCGGCCGCTGCCGCTGGAACTCGCCATCGACTATGCCGCTCGCTGCGAGGCAAAAGCATCCGCCCGGGGTTCGCTGTCGGCCTGATCGATCAATCACGGCTGGCCTGAAATGCTCTGGAGCGATCTTGCATCGTCGTCTATGCATGTTCCAACAGCGGAGGTGAACCATGCAGGACAGCGAAGTCATCATCGAGCGGCGAGGCACTGCCGGCATCATCCGGCTCAACCGGCCGCGGGCGCTGAACAGCCTGACGCTGGCGATGATCCGGACGATCACCGAGGCGCTGGATGGCTTTGCCCGCGACGCCGAGGTGGCGACTGTCGTGGCAACAGGGGAGGGCGAACGCGGTTTCTGCGCCGGCGGCGATATCCGCGCCCTGCATGAGAGCGCCCGGGCCGGCGACGGCCTCGCCGGAACCTTCTGGCGGGAAGAATTCCGTCTCAACCATATGATCGCCGTCTACCCCAAACCCTATGTCGCGCTGATGGACGGCATCACCATGGGCGGCGGCGTCGGCCTGTCCTCGCACGGCCGCCACCGCATCGTCACCGAGCGCACCCGGCTGGCGATGCCGGAAACCGGCATCGGCTACGTCCCGGATGTCGGGGCCACCTGGTTGCTGCCGAAGGCACCCGGGGAGGCCGGAACATGGCTCGGTCTGACCGGGCTCGATATCGCCGCGGCCGACGCGATATACGCCCACCTTGCCGATCTTCAGATCGCCTCGTCGCGGCTCGCAGAAGTGATCGAGACATTGTCGGGCCTGCCGCGCGGCAGTTCGTCGGGTGATGTCGATGGCGTCCTGCAAGTATACGCAGAGCCTCCGGGCGAGAGCCGACTGCGGCACAACTCGACTATGATCGACCGCGCTTTCCGATTCGACAGCGTCGAGGAGATTCTGGCGGCGCTCGCCGGGGAGGATGGCGAATTCGCCGCTGAGACGCGCCGCGTGCTGCTGACGCGCTCGCCGACCAGCCTGAAGCTCGCTTTGCAGCTCCTGAGAGCCGGCCGCCGCAGCGGCTCGCTCGCCGAATGTCTCGGCCGCGAGCTCGGCGCCTGCCTGCAGATGCTGGATAATCCCGATTTCTTCGAAGGCATCCGCGCCGCCGTCATCGACAAGGACCGCAATCCGAAATGGTCGCCGGCCTCTGTCGAGGCTGTCAAGGCGCAAACGGTCGAGAACTTCCTGAAACCGGCCGAGCCGCCGCTTTTGCTCTGATGCTGTCATCCCCTGAATGCTGAATGCGCGGCATCTGCGGCGGGCGAGAGCCTCTGCGTCCTGATGCCAGCCTCTGCTACACCAAGTCTTCGGCGTGACGCGCCGAGACCGTAGGCCGGCCTGTGCTAAAGCCTAGCTTTCCCTCTCCTTTGAACTGATCGACCGCCAACCACGCTTCGGCTTAGGGTCCGCGACGTGACCCTATTCGACATCTCTCGATCACCAACAAACAGGAGCGCATCATGTCGCAGGCAGAAGCAAAACCCCGTACGACTGGTCAGCAGGAGCCTGGCAGGCCGAAGTCCGAAGAATTGGTTCCGTCGCGCTATGCGGTGCGGATCGGCGAAATTGAAGTGCTGATCATCAGCGATGGCGTGTTGCCGCTCCCGACGACGATGCTGGGACATAACGCCGACGCGGCTGACCGGGCAGTCTGGCTGGACGATATGTTCCTGCCGCGAGACGCTTTCGACTGGGCGTTGAACGTGGTCCTCGTGCGCAGCGGCGGGCAGACCATCCTCATCGACGCCGGGCTTGGTCTGGATCCGGACCTGAACTTGCCGCGGGCCGGGCAGTTGATCAAGCGATTGGAGGGCGCCGGCGTCGATCTGGCATCGGTGACCGACGTGGTGCTCACCCACCTGCACATGGATCACATCGGCGGGCTGCTGGTCGATGGCGTGAAGGACCGCTTGCGTGCCGATCTCAGGATCCACGTGGCGGCTGCGGAGACCAAGTTCTGGGAGGCGCCCGATTTCAGCCACGTATCCATGCCGCCCGGCTTTCCCGATGCACTTCGGGCAACGGCAAAGCGATTCCTCAGCGAGTACGGCAACCATCTCAACCTGTTCGACGAGCGGTCCGAGGTGGCGCCGGGTGTGGTCGTCCAACGCACCGGCGGCCATACCCCCGGACATAGCGTGGTCCGCCTGGCATCCGGCGGCGACCGTCTGACATTCGCCGGCGATGCCGTGTTCGCGGTCGGGTTCGAGCACCCCGACTGGTACAATGGTTTCGAACACGATCCCGAGGAGGCCGCTCGCGTTCGCATCGATCTTCTCAAGGAGCTGGCGGCGAACGGCGAACAACTGGTGGCCACCCACCTGCCGTTCCCGTCAGTGGGCCGGGTGGCGGTCGACGGTGACGTCTTCCGTTGGGTGCCGGTGTTCTGGGACTACTGACCGCCCGTCACGTCAGGGCCGAAGCAAGGCGCGCCGCACGGATCGGATTCCGTGCGGCGCGCTTTGGTCTTTGGTTTTATGCATGTCGCTGTCCCGGAACTGCTGCACACTTCCGGGCGACATGCATTATCGCCACATGCCGCGCATGCGGGCGCCGACATCGATGCGCACCTGCCGCGCCTGGGCTTGCGCCGCGGCATCGGATTTCACCTGCGGCCAGCTGCAGGCCTCGAAGAATTGCAGCAGGGTCGCTGGAATGAATCGGCTGCGCGAAGCATAGACATGCCGGTCGCCCTGCGCATTCTGCCCATAGGTGAAGAAGCGCTGCGGCACGACGAGGTCGAGACCATCGCGGGCGCGTGTCATTGCCACATAGAGCAGCCGGCGTTCTTCCTCGATTTCGGCGGTGGCGCCGACGGCAAGATCGCTCGGAATGCAGCCGTCGACGACATTCAGCATGAAGACCCTCGTCCACTCCTGGCCCTTGGCCGAATGGATGGTCGAGAGGATGAGGTAGTCCTCGTCGAGCAGCGGCACGCCGGCCTGGTCGCTGGTCGCATCCGGCGGATCGAGCGTGAGCTCGGTGAGGAAACGCTCGCGCGAGGCATAGCCGCCGGCGATCTGCTCGAGCTGCAACAAATCGGCCTGCCGCGTCGCCGCGTCCTCATGCAGCCGTTCCAGATGCGGCGCGTACCATTGCCGCGCCAGCTCGATTTCCGCCGGCCAGCCGGCCTTGCCGGATTTCATCTCCTGCAGCATCGAAACGAATGCCGTCCAATCCTCGCCGGAGCGCGGCGGCGCCGGCATG
This DNA window, taken from Rhizobium etli CFN 42, encodes the following:
- a CDS encoding enoyl-CoA hydratase/isomerase family protein is translated as MQDSEVIIERRGTAGIIRLNRPRALNSLTLAMIRTITEALDGFARDAEVATVVATGEGERGFCAGGDIRALHESARAGDGLAGTFWREEFRLNHMIAVYPKPYVALMDGITMGGGVGLSSHGRHRIVTERTRLAMPETGIGYVPDVGATWLLPKAPGEAGTWLGLTGLDIAAADAIYAHLADLQIASSRLAEVIETLSGLPRGSSSGDVDGVLQVYAEPPGESRLRHNSTMIDRAFRFDSVEEILAALAGEDGEFAAETRRVLLTRSPTSLKLALQLLRAGRRSGSLAECLGRELGACLQMLDNPDFFEGIRAAVIDKDRNPKWSPASVEAVKAQTVENFLKPAEPPLLL
- a CDS encoding MBL fold metallo-hydrolase is translated as MSQAEAKPRTTGQQEPGRPKSEELVPSRYAVRIGEIEVLIISDGVLPLPTTMLGHNADAADRAVWLDDMFLPRDAFDWALNVVLVRSGGQTILIDAGLGLDPDLNLPRAGQLIKRLEGAGVDLASVTDVVLTHLHMDHIGGLLVDGVKDRLRADLRIHVAAAETKFWEAPDFSHVSMPPGFPDALRATAKRFLSEYGNHLNLFDERSEVAPGVVVQRTGGHTPGHSVVRLASGGDRLTFAGDAVFAVGFEHPDWYNGFEHDPEEAARVRIDLLKELAANGEQLVATHLPFPSVGRVAVDGDVFRWVPVFWDY